The following are from one region of the Marinilabiliales bacterium genome:
- a CDS encoding transketolase family protein, with the protein MRLTDKPATGKPNLEVYSETLMELAGRDSDILVVTSDSRGSGKLIPFAEKFPGQIVEVGIAEQNLVGISAGLASCGKKVFATSPSCFLTARALEQIKNDVAYSDFPVNLVGISSGVSYGALGSTHHSLHDIAALRAINNIVIVVPADNYETRMAVKAAAASDKPFFLRFGKRPLPHLYGEEGHFEIGRANVITQGNDIAVVACGEAVAPAAGAAQLLYNEGVNVRVISMHTIKPLDRETLIRAASECRGMITVEEHSVYGGLGEACAGVLMEEGISVPFRRVGIPDEYTVTGSQQEIFNHYGISPGGLAGMIRSMLEVTASGGRG; encoded by the coding sequence ATGAGGTTAACTGATAAACCGGCCACCGGGAAACCAAACCTGGAAGTGTACTCGGAAACCCTTATGGAGCTTGCAGGCAGGGATAGTGATATCCTGGTTGTAACCAGTGACTCCCGGGGGTCGGGTAAGCTGATCCCTTTTGCTGAAAAGTTCCCCGGACAGATAGTTGAGGTGGGCATAGCCGAGCAGAACCTGGTAGGTATATCGGCAGGACTGGCTTCATGTGGCAAGAAGGTTTTTGCTACATCACCCAGCTGCTTTCTGACAGCCCGTGCACTCGAGCAGATAAAGAACGATGTGGCATATTCAGATTTTCCGGTTAACCTGGTAGGGATAAGCTCCGGCGTGAGCTATGGCGCGCTTGGTTCCACGCATCATTCGCTGCATGATATCGCAGCTTTAAGGGCAATAAACAATATTGTGATCGTGGTCCCTGCCGATAACTATGAGACACGCATGGCCGTGAAGGCAGCAGCGGCGAGCGACAAGCCTTTCTTCCTGAGGTTCGGCAAGAGGCCCTTGCCCCATCTTTACGGGGAGGAGGGACATTTTGAGATTGGCCGGGCCAATGTAATTACACAGGGCAATGATATTGCTGTCGTGGCATGCGGCGAAGCAGTGGCTCCCGCGGCCGGAGCAGCACAGCTTTTGTACAATGAAGGGGTAAACGTACGCGTTATAAGCATGCATACAATTAAACCGCTTGACAGGGAGACTTTGATAAGGGCAGCTTCGGAGTGCAGGGGAATGATAACGGTTGAGGAACATAGTGTTTATGGGGGACTGGGTGAGGCTTGTGCGGGTGTATTGATGGAAGAGGGGATCAGCGTGCCGTTCAGAAGGGTGGGGATTCCCGATGAATACACGGTTACCGGATCGCAGCAGGAGATCTTCAACCATTATGGCATATCACCCGGGGGGCTTGCCGGGATGATAAGGAGCATGCTGGAAGTAACAGCATCAGGTGGCCGGGGATAA